A region of the Curvibacter sp. AEP1-3 genome:
GCGGTGGCCGACCAGGCGCAGCACGCGGCGCTGGCCGAGATCGCAACCGCGGGCGAGTTCAGGTTCCTGGCCCGCATGGACCAGATCGTGCCGCCGGGCGACGAGCAGCCGCTGCCGCAGCCGTACCCGTTCGTCCATGACGACCTCGACCCGGTGATGATCACCCACAGCTCTGGGACGACCGGGGTGCCCAAGCCGGTCCTGCTGCAGCACGGCAAGTGGTTCCATGGCCTGCGCCACCTGCTCGGCCTGCCCGCGGCGCAGGGCGCCGAGCGCTACCTGTCGTGCCTGCCGGTGTCGCACAACGCGGCGATCGCCTATGCGATGCATGCCATCCTGTGCGGCGCTGCACTGATGGTCGTGTCCCAGCAGCGCGCGGACGTGTTGCTCGACAGCATTGAGCGCTTCAAGCCTTCGACGGTGGTCTCGTTCCCGGCGAACTATGTGGCGATGGTGGCCAGCGGCCTCGAGGGCCGCGCCCTGGAGTCGGTCAACAACTGGATCAACAGCGGTGATGCCGCGCACGAGGCCCACATCCGCCAGCTGGTGCGCCACGGCCACCATTACCGGGGCGCGCAGCGGGTGAAGGGCTCGCAATTCATCGACGGCCTCGGCTCGTCAGAGATGGGCCACTCGAGCTTCCGGGTGGTCTACACCTCGGCCGACCAGAACTTCGATCGCTGCGTCGGCCTGCCGCAGGAATGGGTCGATGCCCGTGTGCTGGGCGAGGACGGCCGCGAGCTGCCGGTCGGCCAGGTCGGCCGGCTGGGCATCAAGTCGCCCAGCGTGACCAGCGGCTACTGGAACGACTCGCTGCTCACCCACCGCAGCCAACTGGCCGGCTACTGGCTCACCGGTGACCTGGTCTACAAGGACCGGATGGGCTGCTTCTTCCACGTCGACCGGACGACCGACCCGATCCGCACCGAGCAAGGCACGCTGTACAGCCTGCAGACCGAGGAGCTGATCCTGAAGATCTGCCCGGAACTGCTCGACTGCACGGTGCTGGGCCACCCGGTCGGCGAGCACTTCGAGCCGGTCGTCTACGGCTACCCGTACCCCGGCGGCTCGGTTGACGAGGCGGCGCTGCTGGAGCGCATGAACGCCGAGCAGCAGCGGCTGGGCCGCCCCGCGCTGGTGAGGCTGAAGCAGGTCGATGCGGCCGACATCCTGGTGGGTGTCACCGGCAAGGTCACCAAGCAGGCGATGCGCCAGTGCATGGCCGAGACCGCCTGATCCCGATCAGGCGACAACGAAGGATTCACGATGATGGCAAAGCAACACGTTTTCGAATGCGAAGGTCAATGGAACGGCGCGCTGATGCGCGGCAACGGCCAATTCCGGGCCGGTACGCTCCATGGTGAGTATTCGGTCCCGCGAGAGATGACGGGCCCGGGCGTGGGGACCAACCCCGAAGAGCTGCTCGTCGCCGCGGCCCACACCTGCTACCTGATGACCTTGTCGGCATTGCTGGGCGCCGAGGGCGTCAGCTACACCGAGCTGTCCAACCGCACCAGCGCCGTCTTCGATAGCACGCCGCAAGGCCCGGTGCTGGTCGCCGTGCGGCACGCGCCCGTCGTGCGGATGGCGCCCGATGCCCGCATGCTCTTCGGCGGCACGGTGCAAAGCTGCATGCTGCAGGCCGAGACGGCCTGCATGGTGGCCAAGACGATGGCGGGCAACGTCACGGTGAAGGTGCAAGGGCGCGTCGAAGCCGCGCTTGAGATCGCCTAGGACCTGGCCATGACCAGACTTACAGACTGGCTTCAGACCGCAGCTTCTCGGCTGCGCGCGCCTGAGGCGTCGATCGCCGCACACGGCGCCTCGAACGCGACGCCCCGGCCGCCGCTGACCCAGGTGCCCACAGTCGCTTCGTGCGTGCGCGGCCCCGTGCGGCCCTATCCGTTCGACCAACGTCTGGAGCGGCTCTATTTCGCCGATAGCGCGGCGTGGCTGGACCGGGTGGCGCTGATCGACTCACCGGCACCCGGTGTTCGCCGTGAACTCAGTCACCGTGAGATCGGTCACCGGGTGGTGGTGCTGGCCCATCGGTTGCACGCCGCGGGCGTGCAACCGCAGCAGACCGTGGCGGCTAATGTCGAGCGCACGAGCGAGCTGGTGGTCGTCATCCTCGCGACCTGGCTGGTCGGGGCGGTCTACCTGCCGCTGGACCGGGCGTTCCCGCCAGCCTACCTGGCCTCGCTGTGCGAGATCGCCAAGCCGAGCATGGTGGTGACACGTGGCGGCGACGCCGCCGAGCTGGGCGCCACCGGAGTCCCGTGCCTGGACCTGGCGTCGATCAATTTCGCCGCGGTGTCCGGTGCGGGCGGCGCCGGCCTCGAGCCTTTCGCGCAGGTCTCGCCTGATGCGCCGTCGCTTCTCATGTTCACCTCCGGCTCGACGGGCCAGCCCAAGGGGGTCATGCACAGCCAGCGCCAGCTGATCAACCGGCTGCACTGGATGTGGGAGGACTACCCCTACGAGCCCGGCGACGTGCAGGGGCAGCGGTCCCCGATGAACGTGATGCCGTCGATGTGGGAGCTGCTCGGCGGCGTGCTCGCCGGCGTGCCGACGGCGCTGGCGCCCGACCGGGTACTGCGCGAGCCCAGCGCCTTATTCGGCTGGTTCGCTGAACAGGGCGTGACCCAGCTGACGCTGACGCCGCCGCTGATCAAGCTGCTGCTCGACCTGAAGCGACGCGGCGCGCAGCACCCGTCGCGCTTGCGCCGGGTGATCAACGGCGGGCCGATTAGCGCGGCCTTGCAGGACCGCTTTCACGCCGAGTTGTCCGGCGTCAAGCTGCTGCACGACTTCGGCTGCACCGAAACCAACACCTACCTGCACGACGCGAGGCCGATCGTGCCCGGTGCGGCCGACAGCATGGGCGGCTACCGCCCGATCGCCAACACCACCATCCATCTGCTCGACGAGCAGGGCGCGCCGGTCGCGCCCGGCGTCGAGGGCGAGGTCTACATCCACGGCCCGAGCCTGGCGCTGGGATATCTGGGGCGGCCCGAGCTGAGCGCCGAGCGCTTCATCGCCGGTGGGCCGGCGGGTTGCCGGGTCGAAGGGCATCTGTTTCGCACCGGCGAAATGGCGGTGCTGCAGCCCAACGGTACGCTGCGCATGACCGGCCGCTTCGACCACCAGGCCAAGGTCAACGGGTTGCGGGTCGAACTGGAGCATGTCGAGCTGGTTCTGGGCGACCACCCCGGCGTGTCCGAATGCGCCGTGATGGCTCATGCAACGTCCGAGCTGCACACGCGGCTGACCGCCTTCTGGGTCGCGCGTGAGGGCCAGCCTGCGACCGCCGAGGCGCTGCAGCAGTTCCTGGCCGAGCGGCTGCCCACCCACATGGTGCCCGGCCACTTCCAGCTGCAATCGGCGCTGCCGCGTCGCCCCAACGGCAAGGTCGACCGGGTGCTGCTCAAGCAGCAGGCGACGGACACGGCACCTCAGGTCACGGTCGTGGCCGCACCGATCATCGGCGTGTCCTTGCTGCGCGAGGTGGCGGCTGGCGTGCTGGGTGTTGCGGTGGACCGCATCGACCCGCAGGTCGAGTTTGCCAACCAGGGCTTCGACTCGGCCTTGCTGATGAGCTTCGCCGAGGCCGTCTCGGCGCGCACCGGCATCGAGTTGCAGGTGGCGAGCTGCTTCGACCACCCGAGCATCGAAGCGCTCGCGCGCCACCTCGGCCCGGGCCAGCTGGCCGGCGGCCACCGCTTGCAGGCGGCGCCCGTGCTGCCGGCGGCGCAAGTCGGCATCGCCATCATCGGCATCAGCCTGCGCGTGCCAGGTGCTGCCGACCGGGATGCGTTCTGGCGCAACCTCGAACACGGGGTCGAGAGCGTCGGCGAGATCCCCGCCGAACGCTGGAACGCCGACGCCTACTACGACCCCGACATCTCCGCCATCGGCAAGTCCAACAGCAAGTGGGGCGGCTTTCTGCACGATGTCGACCAGTTCGAGCCACTGTTCTTCCACCTGTCGCCGAAGGACGCGGCGGCGATGGACCCGCAGCAGCGCCTTTGCCTGATGGAATCATGGCGCGCGCTGGAAGATGCGGGATATGCGCCCGACAGCCTGGCCGGCCGGCCGGTCGGTGTCTACATCGGCGCCCGCGAGCCCGAATACCCGGTGCTGGCCGCGCGCCAGGGGCAGCCCGCGAACGCCGGCCTGATGCTGGGCGGCGACATGTCGCTGATCGCGGCGCGGCTGTCCTACTTCCTCAACATCGAGGGCCCGAGCGTCGTGGTCGACACCGCCTGTTCGTCGTCGATGACAGCCTTGCACCTGGCCTGCGCCGGCCTGCGGCAGGGCGACGCCGAGATCGCACTGGCCGGTGGTGTCTGCCTGACGCTGGACCCGTCGTTTTACGTGGCCAGCAGCAAGCTCGGCATCTTCTCGCCGACTGGCCATTGCCGCGCGTTCGACGCTGCGGCCGACGGTTTCGTCCACGGCGAAGGTGTAGCCTTCGTGGTGCTCAAGCCGCTAGCCGCCGCGCTGCGCGATGGCGACTCGGTGTATGCCGTGATCCGCGGCACCGCGATGAACCAGGACGGCCGCTCCAACGGCATCACCGCGCCCAACGGGCTGGCGCAGACGCGGCTTCAGACAGGGCTATACCGCAAGCTCGGCGTCGAGCCCGCGAGCATCGGCTATGTCGAGGCCCACGGCACCGGCACTGCATTGGGCGACGTGGTCGAGCTGCAGGCCTTGGTGCGCAGCTTCGAATCGGCTCCGCTCGAGCCCCGCTCGGTGGCCATCGGGTCGGTCAAGCCGAACGTCGGTCATCTGACGGCCGCCTCCGGCCTCGTAGGCGTGATCAAGGCCGCGCTGTGTGTCCACCGTGGTCGGTTCGTGCCGTCGATCAACTACCGCGAGCCCAATCCGAAGATCGACTTCGACCGCACCCCGTTCTACGTCAACACCGTGGCTCGTCCGTGGCCGACGCCGGTGGGCGATGTGCGCCGGGCGGCGATCAACTCGTTCGGCATCGGCGGCACCAACGGCCACTGCGTGATCGAGGGCCTTGCTCAGCGGGAGGCCGCGCCGCCGGAGCGGACGCGTTGGCTGCTCGCTCCGGTCAGCGCGCGCACCGAGCGCGCGCTGACCGCCCGGTTGCGGCAACTGCGCGACTGGATCGACGAGAACCCCGACGTGGCGCTGCACACGGTGGCCTTCACGCTGGCCTGCGGCCGCAGCCGCTTCGCCCACGGCCATGTCTTCGCCTTCCACGATCGGCAGCAGTTCCGCGCCCAGCTGTATGCGGCGATCGCCGGCCGATCCCATGACGGTGTATGGCCGTTGGCGCCAAATGAACAGCGCCGCGCGATCGACCCGTCGGCGCTGGCCGAAGGCGCGCGGCGCTGGCGGCTCGCGCTCGACGCCGAGCCCGATCAGCCGGCCGTCGAACAACTCGGCCGTCTGATCGCCGCCGGCTTCGAGCCGCGGTGGGAGGAGTGGTTCGCCCGCAACGAGCGCCGCCGCACCGCGCTGCCCGCCTACCCGTTCGACACCGAAAGCTGCTGGCTGTTGCGCCGCGACGTGGCCGTACCGACCCAGGCCGCGCCGGCACCGACCGCGGTCGCACCGCAGCCGGATCGGGCATCGGCCGCAGCGATCGCAGCCGTCCTCGCGACGGTGCGCACGGGGCTGGCGCAGGAGCTGGGAATGGACCCGGCTGCGATCGACCCGGATGCCGCGCTGTCCAACTACGGCATGGAGTCGGTCAAGGCGATCAACCTGCGCTTCGTGTTCGAGGCGCGGCTCGGCGTGGACCTCTCGGTGCAGGACATCGTCAGCGCCGAAACCGCGCGCGATCTGGCGGTGCTGGCATACGCCCAGTCAGCCAGGTCAGTGGCCCCGCCGGCCGGCGACGCTGCCCGACCCGCCGACCTTGAGCACGCCACCGACGCCGAACTGATCACGCTGTTTCGGCAGCTGTCGACATCAACCGAACCCGACCTGAGCCATGCAAGTTGACGACTTCAAGAACCTGTCGTTGCCGGAAAAACGTCGTGTGCTGGCGATGATGCAGGCGCGGGCGGCAAGCACCAACGTGGCCGTCGATCACCCGGCCGTACCGGCCCCGGCGCGCCAGAACCATCCGCGCCTGGTGCGGGACGCCGCACCGGCCGACTCGCCGTTTGCGCTCACCGATCTGCAGACCGCCTATCTGGTGGCCAAGGTCAACCCGGTGCGGGTGGACCGGGCCGGCTGTCACGTCTACCTCGAGCTCGACGTGGACGGAATCGATCCGCAGCGCCTGGAGCGGGCTTGGGCGCAGGTGGCCAAGGCGCACCCGATGCTTCGCGCGCAGGTGCTGCCCAACGGCATGCAACGCATCGTCAGCGACCGCTCTCTGCCGACGTTCGGCGTGGCCGACCACCGCGACAACGCGGTCGCTGCGCAGCGCTGTATCGAGCGCGTGCGAGACGAGCTCTCGCATCGCCTGTACATGCCCGGCGACTGGCCACTGTACGAGATTTGCGTGACGCAACTGCCCGAGGGCGCGTCGCGCATCCACGTGAGCATGGACTCGTGGATTGTCGACGCCCACAGCGCCGAGCAGATCTACGCCCAGTGGCAGGCCTGCTACGAACAGCCGGACCAGGCCCCGGCCGCGCCCGACGTCCGCTTCAGGGACTTCATCCACAGCATGAAGGCGTTCCGCACGTCCGACGGGCATGCGCGCAGCCTGGCCTACTGGAAGCGGCGCTTGGCCGACATCCCCGATGGCCCCGCGTTTTCGTGGTCGGACGTGATCGACAAGGCCCCCGTGAATCCACGAAACCGCCGGCGGTACGTGGCCACCGTGCCGCAGGCGCAGTGGGCGAAGCTGCAGGCGCTGTTCGCGCAGCGCAAGCTGTCGGCCACCGCGGGCGTGCTGGTCGTGTTCTGCGACGTGCTGCGCGGCTGGACGACCAGCGACCGCTTCGGCCTGGTGCTGACGCTGCAGAACCGGCCGCCGATGCATGCCGACATCCAGCGTGTCGTGGGCCCGTTCACGTCCAGCGCGATGTTCGCTGCCGACCGCGTCGATGGCGAAACCCTGGGCGAGCGGGCACGCCGCTATGGCGAGCAGTTGCTCGAGGCGCTGGACCACGGGCACGTCGGCGCGATCGAGGCCTGGCGCAGCCTGGGCCCGGACCGACCGCAGCGCAACGACCGCGTGGTCTTCACCAGCCTGTTGGCCGCCGGTGGCGCGGCGGGCGAGCAAGCCGGCTGGATGCAGCGCAAGGTCTTCGGCTCGGCGCAAACGCCGGGCACGGCACTGCATTGCCAGCTGCGCGCGGTGCACGGAGCGCTGGAAATCACCTTCGATGCGGTGCCCTCGTGGTTCAAGGATGGCGTGGTCGAGCGCATGCTTGAAGCTTTCCAGTCGACGCTGCAGGCGCTGGCCGACGAGCCCGCGTCGTGGGACCGCACGTCGCTGGCTCGCGGCCGCGCTGCGGCGGCGAATGCACCGGCCACGGCCACCAGCGTGCCGATGACGCTGCTGCAGCAAGGCTATCTCGCCGAGCGCATCCGGCACCCACGCCAGGCCAGCGGCTACATCTTCCGCTCGTTCCGGTGCGAAGCCTTCGAGCCCGCGCGTTGGCAGCAGGCGTTGGATGCATTGCTGGCCGATCACCCGATGCTGAAGGCCTATGCGAGCCCGCGCGGCACGCTGGAATGCCCCGCCGCGGTGGCGGCGTACGCGATCCCGGTCGCCGACGCGTCGGACGTCCAGGCCCAGACCCGCGCGATGCTGCAGGACTTCGTCGCCGACCGCGGCTGGCCCGCCTTCCGCCTGCGCCTGCTGCGCCAGGCGGACGGTTCGGCCCTGCTGCTCAGCCTGCTCGACATGGCAGCGTTCGACGCCCATTCGGCGTGGAGCTTCTACCGCGAACTGATCGGCCGCGCGCAAGGTGCGGCGGGCACGGGTGAATCGAGCGGCTGGAAGCCCTTCTTGCTGCAACGCGGTGCCGCGCGGGGCAGTGAGGCCCACCGGCGCCACTGGGCCGCACGCTGGGCCGATCTGCCGGCAGGCCCGCGCCTGGCCGCCCCGCGAGCTTCGTCGGCCAGCGCGACCGATACCCACGCCACGACGCGCTGGACGCACACCTGCGCCGACACCGGGCCGCTGGACGCGTGGGCATCGGCGCACGGCGTCAGCCTCGAAGCCGTGCTGCTCGCCGCCTATGCCCGCGCGCTGCCGAACGACCTGCAGCCATTCGCGCTGGGTGTCGTCGACTACGGCCTGCGCCAGGCGGGCGGCTCACCGTTGATCGGCTTTGGCGATGCCACGCGCTTCGCCTGGGCGACGGCGTCGGCCGATCGTTTGTCCATCGCGCTGCTGGCCCTCGCCACCGCGTTCGATCGCGAACTGGCGGCGGATCGCCAGCATGCCGATGCCGAGCCGTTC
Encoded here:
- a CDS encoding beta-ketoacyl synthase N-terminal-like domain-containing protein; this encodes MTRLTDWLQTAASRLRAPEASIAAHGASNATPRPPLTQVPTVASCVRGPVRPYPFDQRLERLYFADSAAWLDRVALIDSPAPGVRRELSHREIGHRVVVLAHRLHAAGVQPQQTVAANVERTSELVVVILATWLVGAVYLPLDRAFPPAYLASLCEIAKPSMVVTRGGDAAELGATGVPCLDLASINFAAVSGAGGAGLEPFAQVSPDAPSLLMFTSGSTGQPKGVMHSQRQLINRLHWMWEDYPYEPGDVQGQRSPMNVMPSMWELLGGVLAGVPTALAPDRVLREPSALFGWFAEQGVTQLTLTPPLIKLLLDLKRRGAQHPSRLRRVINGGPISAALQDRFHAELSGVKLLHDFGCTETNTYLHDARPIVPGAADSMGGYRPIANTTIHLLDEQGAPVAPGVEGEVYIHGPSLALGYLGRPELSAERFIAGGPAGCRVEGHLFRTGEMAVLQPNGTLRMTGRFDHQAKVNGLRVELEHVELVLGDHPGVSECAVMAHATSELHTRLTAFWVAREGQPATAEALQQFLAERLPTHMVPGHFQLQSALPRRPNGKVDRVLLKQQATDTAPQVTVVAAPIIGVSLLREVAAGVLGVAVDRIDPQVEFANQGFDSALLMSFAEAVSARTGIELQVASCFDHPSIEALARHLGPGQLAGGHRLQAAPVLPAAQVGIAIIGISLRVPGAADRDAFWRNLEHGVESVGEIPAERWNADAYYDPDISAIGKSNSKWGGFLHDVDQFEPLFFHLSPKDAAAMDPQQRLCLMESWRALEDAGYAPDSLAGRPVGVYIGAREPEYPVLAARQGQPANAGLMLGGDMSLIAARLSYFLNIEGPSVVVDTACSSSMTALHLACAGLRQGDAEIALAGGVCLTLDPSFYVASSKLGIFSPTGHCRAFDAAADGFVHGEGVAFVVLKPLAAALRDGDSVYAVIRGTAMNQDGRSNGITAPNGLAQTRLQTGLYRKLGVEPASIGYVEAHGTGTALGDVVELQALVRSFESAPLEPRSVAIGSVKPNVGHLTAASGLVGVIKAALCVHRGRFVPSINYREPNPKIDFDRTPFYVNTVARPWPTPVGDVRRAAINSFGIGGTNGHCVIEGLAQREAAPPERTRWLLAPVSARTERALTARLRQLRDWIDENPDVALHTVAFTLACGRSRFAHGHVFAFHDRQQFRAQLYAAIAGRSHDGVWPLAPNEQRRAIDPSALAEGARRWRLALDAEPDQPAVEQLGRLIAAGFEPRWEEWFARNERRRTALPAYPFDTESCWLLRRDVAVPTQAAPAPTAVAPQPDRASAAAIAAVLATVRTGLAQELGMDPAAIDPDAALSNYGMESVKAINLRFVFEARLGVDLSVQDIVSAETARDLAVLAYAQSARSVAPPAGDAARPADLEHATDAELITLFRQLSTSTEPDLSHAS
- a CDS encoding OsmC family protein, which gives rise to MMAKQHVFECEGQWNGALMRGNGQFRAGTLHGEYSVPREMTGPGVGTNPEELLVAAAHTCYLMTLSALLGAEGVSYTELSNRTSAVFDSTPQGPVLVAVRHAPVVRMAPDARMLFGGTVQSCMLQAETACMVAKTMAGNVTVKVQGRVEAALEIA
- a CDS encoding class I adenylate-forming enzyme family protein, whose product is MSQHSDDQHTSVLSVAQRYWLKLNPALGAGNFLHVAHGLNTASDVPLVWTDEPFNLGGQAVEGPLSLSQLKAGADALARWYVSHGVRAKDPVGVYGSKGLHYLLHYVGLTALGAIPVLVNGAMPRAMALAHMRRVGAVGAVADQAQHAALAEIATAGEFRFLARMDQIVPPGDEQPLPQPYPFVHDDLDPVMITHSSGTTGVPKPVLLQHGKWFHGLRHLLGLPAAQGAERYLSCLPVSHNAAIAYAMHAILCGAALMVVSQQRADVLLDSIERFKPSTVVSFPANYVAMVASGLEGRALESVNNWINSGDAAHEAHIRQLVRHGHHYRGAQRVKGSQFIDGLGSSEMGHSSFRVVYTSADQNFDRCVGLPQEWVDARVLGEDGRELPVGQVGRLGIKSPSVTSGYWNDSLLTHRSQLAGYWLTGDLVYKDRMGCFFHVDRTTDPIRTEQGTLYSLQTEELILKICPELLDCTVLGHPVGEHFEPVVYGYPYPGGSVDEAALLERMNAEQQRLGRPALVRLKQVDAADILVGVTGKVTKQAMRQCMAETA